A genomic window from Micromonospora sp. WMMA1947 includes:
- a CDS encoding AfsR/SARP family transcriptional regulator has translation MTRVRFFALGPLHAEVGSEWLDLGPIRQQAVFALLLFNAGRVVTPASILEGVWGGDAPPTGRKLIPPYIYRLRRTLQAASAGHDGPTIDTLRIGYRLRLGSARIDVTDFDEAVERATAAENGGDLAGAAAHLAAAEKIWAGEPLAGLPGPYVESRRHHLRERRIVCLEHRMDLQLRLGNFHEAIPALLALRTEHPLRERPAILLMTALYRTGRQDEAIEVFGSFRSRLDAELGVEPTPALSEAYTSMLRGDLGVCASPGTSRPRPGGDHHGPRDHTAQ, from the coding sequence GTGACCCGGGTGCGGTTCTTCGCCCTGGGTCCGCTGCACGCCGAGGTCGGCAGTGAATGGCTCGACCTCGGGCCGATACGCCAGCAGGCGGTTTTCGCGCTGCTGCTGTTCAACGCCGGCCGGGTGGTCACCCCGGCGTCGATCCTCGAGGGCGTCTGGGGCGGAGACGCCCCGCCGACCGGCAGGAAGCTGATCCCGCCCTACATCTACCGGCTGCGGCGCACGCTCCAGGCCGCGTCCGCCGGCCACGACGGGCCCACCATCGACACCCTGCGCATCGGCTACCGGCTGCGTCTCGGCTCCGCCCGGATCGACGTCACCGACTTCGACGAGGCGGTGGAACGGGCCACCGCGGCGGAGAACGGCGGTGACCTCGCCGGTGCCGCCGCGCACCTGGCCGCGGCGGAGAAGATCTGGGCCGGTGAGCCGCTGGCGGGGCTGCCCGGCCCGTACGTCGAGAGCCGCCGGCACCACCTGCGCGAGCGCCGCATCGTGTGCCTGGAACACCGGATGGACCTGCAACTGCGGCTGGGCAACTTCCACGAGGCGATCCCCGCCCTGCTGGCCCTGCGTACCGAGCATCCGCTGCGGGAACGGCCGGCGATCCTGCTGATGACCGCCCTGTACCGCACCGGCCGGCAGGACGAGGCGATCGAGGTCTTCGGCTCCTTCCGCAGCCGGCTCGACGCCGAACTGGGCGTCGAACCGACCCCCGCGCTGAGCGAGGCGTACACGTCGATGTTGCGGGGCGACCTCGGCGTCTGCGCGTCTCCCGGCACGAGCCGTCCACGCCCGGGCGGCGACCACCACGGACCGCGCGACCACACCGCGCAGTGA
- a CDS encoding type 2 lanthipeptide synthetase LanM family protein yields the protein MHDDSDPVQPGDAAWFLAYSLPERLTGRRPRGPVDTEVGRIRLKMWRDEPVHARRPDRAASHLAEHGLDEAGLIRMLGEAPKTVRDRFDREPEYARRLVDAWRRRPPTGAGPDDPTGFAVVVAPLVEDAREQLRSRVDALVADHPRLSAEALTTHLGHGPFDTLNGMLARVMALELNVLRIRGDLAGATPHERFHHFLHRLRQPAHALRLLREYPVLARDLVRVVDDWADARTEFAERLVADHAALAACHGGPDALGDLAQVSFGAGDSHRGGRSVAVVRFTSGARVMYKPRNLRVDQHFQRLLSWLDDRGAQPPLRTFWVLDRGTYGWTEFVESGPCADRDALRRFHRRQGALLALLQTLGATDFHLENVIASGEHPMLIDLEAMLHNWQWERPAEPDDRAGYLQAVGIDLMSRSAVTVGLLPAPVLWTEGSQVNRFDMSGMAGAGGQLTARPVMVWNGLGTDEMHLDRQRVTLPGSANLPTLADDEADVTEFAPEIVDGYRRLYRILLEHRDDLLAADGPLAAFARDEVRVVPRATESYVRMLAEARHPDLLRDALDRDRWFENLWAGHDGREQRERLIAAELAQMRAGDVPIFVTTPSSTDLVGGDGTVLPAALRRTGLDAVRDRLADMSEDHLAQQSWIIEASVTALIMGDPSTWRPPAPPRRPAAAGPVPPERLVDAARLVGNRLLATALTDGDRICWLGLGLVADKVWMLGPSAMDLYNGISGIALFLGRLARVTGDPAYRRAADLAATMMLREGRAWLAEPADATLGVGGFDHLGGAVYALSHLAAVLDRADLLDTATGLAAAMAAHTADSREYDIISGTAGGLLALLSLHRMTGDPDLLAGAGAMAAHLTAGARPVAGGVGWHGALYVDRPLAGFSHGASGIATALARWDRHRGTDEHRATVDAALRYERTLYDETTGNWRDLRPDAPPGRGMVAWCHGAAGVATARAELLGHATDDDLVRDDLRLASAALRDPHNLLHNHSICHGDLGNAEAAWVVAAAVGDDALARHAATLTAAAVADVEAGAWRCGVPRGVETPGLMCGLTGIGYAFLRLADPAGVPSVLSLEPPHDHRGAIDLP from the coding sequence ATGCACGACGACTCCGACCCGGTGCAGCCGGGCGACGCCGCCTGGTTCCTGGCGTACTCCCTGCCGGAGCGCCTGACCGGCCGGCGTCCCCGGGGCCCGGTCGACACCGAGGTCGGCCGGATCCGGCTGAAGATGTGGCGGGACGAGCCCGTGCACGCCCGGCGGCCCGACCGGGCCGCGAGTCACCTGGCCGAGCACGGTCTGGACGAGGCCGGCCTGATCCGGATGCTCGGCGAGGCGCCGAAGACCGTCCGCGACCGGTTCGACCGGGAACCCGAGTACGCGCGGCGACTGGTCGACGCGTGGCGGCGCAGACCGCCCACCGGCGCCGGACCCGACGACCCGACCGGGTTCGCGGTGGTCGTGGCCCCACTGGTCGAGGACGCGCGGGAGCAGCTCCGGAGCCGGGTGGACGCGCTGGTGGCGGACCACCCCCGACTGAGCGCCGAGGCGTTGACCACGCACCTGGGACACGGCCCGTTCGACACGCTCAACGGGATGCTGGCCCGGGTCATGGCACTGGAGCTCAACGTGCTCCGGATCCGCGGTGACCTGGCCGGCGCCACGCCGCACGAGCGCTTCCACCACTTCCTGCACCGGCTGCGGCAACCGGCGCACGCCCTGCGCCTGCTGCGGGAGTACCCGGTGCTGGCCCGTGACCTGGTGCGGGTCGTCGACGACTGGGCCGATGCCCGGACGGAGTTCGCCGAGCGCCTCGTCGCCGACCACGCCGCGCTCGCCGCGTGCCACGGCGGCCCGGACGCCCTCGGCGACCTGGCGCAGGTCAGCTTCGGCGCGGGCGACAGCCATCGCGGTGGGCGCTCCGTGGCCGTCGTACGGTTCACCTCCGGCGCCCGAGTGATGTACAAGCCCCGCAACCTCCGGGTCGACCAGCACTTCCAGCGCCTGCTGTCCTGGCTCGACGACAGAGGCGCGCAGCCACCGCTGCGGACGTTCTGGGTCCTCGACCGCGGGACGTACGGCTGGACCGAGTTCGTCGAGAGCGGCCCGTGCGCCGACCGGGACGCGCTGCGTCGGTTCCACCGGCGGCAGGGCGCGCTGCTGGCTCTGCTCCAGACGCTCGGCGCGACCGACTTCCACCTGGAGAACGTGATCGCCTCCGGCGAGCACCCGATGCTCATCGACCTGGAGGCGATGCTGCACAACTGGCAGTGGGAACGGCCGGCCGAACCGGACGACCGGGCGGGCTACCTCCAGGCGGTGGGCATCGACCTGATGAGCCGGTCGGCGGTCACCGTCGGACTGCTGCCCGCCCCGGTGCTGTGGACCGAGGGCAGCCAGGTCAACCGGTTCGACATGAGCGGGATGGCCGGCGCGGGCGGCCAGCTCACCGCCCGGCCGGTGATGGTCTGGAACGGCCTCGGCACCGACGAGATGCACCTGGACCGGCAGCGGGTGACGTTGCCCGGCTCGGCGAACCTGCCCACGCTCGCCGACGACGAGGCCGACGTGACCGAGTTCGCCCCGGAGATCGTGGACGGCTACCGCCGGCTCTACCGGATCCTGCTCGAGCACCGCGACGACCTGCTGGCCGCGGACGGGCCGCTGGCGGCGTTCGCCCGCGACGAGGTGCGCGTCGTGCCACGGGCCACCGAGTCGTACGTCCGGATGCTCGCCGAGGCCCGGCACCCCGACCTGCTGCGTGACGCGCTGGACCGGGACCGCTGGTTCGAGAACCTCTGGGCCGGCCACGACGGGCGCGAGCAGCGGGAGCGGCTGATCGCCGCGGAGCTGGCGCAGATGCGTGCCGGTGACGTCCCGATCTTCGTGACCACGCCGTCGTCGACCGATCTCGTCGGCGGTGACGGCACCGTGCTGCCGGCGGCGCTGCGGCGCACCGGGCTCGACGCCGTGCGGGACCGCCTCGCGGACATGTCGGAGGACCACCTGGCCCAGCAGAGCTGGATCATCGAGGCCTCCGTCACCGCGCTGATCATGGGTGACCCGTCGACCTGGCGCCCACCCGCCCCGCCGCGCCGCCCCGCCGCCGCGGGCCCGGTCCCGCCCGAGCGGCTCGTCGACGCCGCACGCCTGGTCGGGAACCGGCTGCTGGCCACCGCGCTCACCGACGGCGACCGGATCTGCTGGCTCGGTCTGGGGCTGGTCGCGGACAAGGTGTGGATGCTCGGCCCGAGCGCCATGGACTTGTACAACGGCATCAGCGGCATCGCCCTGTTCCTCGGCCGGCTGGCCCGGGTCACCGGCGACCCGGCCTACCGGCGGGCCGCCGACCTCGCCGCCACGATGATGCTCCGCGAGGGGCGGGCCTGGCTCGCCGAACCGGCCGACGCCACGCTGGGCGTCGGCGGCTTCGACCACCTGGGCGGCGCGGTGTACGCCCTGAGCCACCTCGCCGCCGTGCTGGACCGCGCCGACCTGCTCGACACCGCCACCGGCCTCGCCGCCGCGATGGCCGCCCACACCGCCGACAGCCGCGAGTACGACATCATCAGCGGCACGGCCGGTGGACTGCTCGCCCTGCTCTCCCTGCACCGGATGACCGGCGACCCCGACCTGCTCGCCGGTGCCGGCGCGATGGCCGCGCACCTGACCGCCGGCGCGCGACCGGTGGCGGGCGGCGTCGGCTGGCACGGGGCGCTCTACGTCGACCGTCCGCTGGCCGGTTTCTCCCACGGCGCCTCGGGCATCGCCACCGCGCTGGCGCGCTGGGACCGGCACCGGGGCACCGACGAGCACCGCGCGACGGTGGACGCGGCACTGCGGTACGAACGGACGCTCTACGACGAGACCACCGGCAACTGGCGGGACCTGCGTCCGGACGCGCCGCCCGGCCGGGGCATGGTCGCCTGGTGCCACGGCGCGGCCGGGGTCGCGACGGCTCGTGCCGAACTGCTCGGTCACGCCACCGACGACGACCTCGTACGCGACGACCTGCGGCTCGCCTCGGCCGCGTTGCGCGACCCGCACAACCTGCTGCACAACCACTCGATCTGCCACGGCGACCTGGGCAACGCCGAGGCCGCGTGGGTCGTGGCGGCGGCCGTCGGCGACGACGCCCTGGCCCGGCACGCGGCCACCCTCACCGCCGCGGCCGTGGCCGACGTCGAGGCGGGCGCCTGGCGGTGCGGCGTACCGCGCGGCGTCGAGACCCCCGGGCTGATGTGCGGGCTGACCGGCATCGGCTACGCGTTCCTGCGCCTGGCGGACCCGGCCGGGGTGCCGTCGGTGCTGTCGCTGGAGCCGCCGCACGACCATCGCGGTGCCATCGATCTGCCATAG
- a CDS encoding sensor domain-containing protein, whose translation MEFVRGRFRAAVTALEHLVGGLGTAVLALGVLLGTVVVAAACVGGVGLLLVPGILQAVRSVADRERARLSRWGPPIPAPGPVPAGVRAALRDPVLRRELRWVAVHGTLGFGVGLTALVLPIYAVQDITFPLWYRLVPPEAGAPGIGWWHINGLGDALAVAALGVGWLVLAVTTGPALARIQARPGRRLLPPPPGVDLSLRVAELTATRAAALDAHAVELRRIERSLHDGTQNRLVAVNVLLGAARRAVRRDPDRADEILERAQDAAEQALGELRTVVRGILPPVLGDRGLAGALAGLAAECAVPCRLSVDVDVRCAAAVEATAYFVVAEALTNVVRHSGANGVEVAVRREGDRLLVTVTDDGRGDADETRGSGLTGIRRRVEAYDGRMTLTSPPGGPTRMHVELPCGS comes from the coding sequence ATGGAGTTCGTACGCGGGCGGTTCCGTGCCGCGGTGACCGCGCTGGAGCACCTCGTCGGCGGGCTGGGCACCGCCGTGCTGGCGCTCGGCGTGCTGCTCGGCACCGTTGTCGTGGCGGCGGCCTGCGTCGGCGGGGTCGGGCTGCTGCTCGTACCCGGGATTCTCCAGGCGGTGCGGTCGGTGGCCGACCGCGAGCGCGCCCGGCTGTCCCGGTGGGGGCCGCCGATCCCGGCGCCCGGCCCGGTGCCGGCCGGGGTGCGCGCGGCGCTTCGCGACCCGGTCCTGCGGCGGGAGCTGCGCTGGGTGGCCGTCCACGGCACGCTCGGCTTCGGCGTCGGGCTGACCGCGCTTGTGCTGCCGATCTACGCCGTGCAGGACATCACGTTTCCGCTCTGGTACCGGCTGGTGCCGCCGGAGGCCGGCGCGCCCGGCATCGGTTGGTGGCACATCAACGGGCTCGGTGACGCGCTGGCGGTCGCCGCGCTCGGGGTCGGCTGGCTCGTCCTCGCGGTCACGACCGGCCCGGCCCTGGCGCGGATCCAGGCCCGGCCGGGCAGACGGCTGCTGCCCCCGCCGCCCGGCGTCGACCTGTCGCTGCGGGTCGCCGAACTCACCGCCACCCGGGCCGCCGCGCTCGACGCGCACGCGGTCGAGCTGCGCCGCATCGAACGGTCGCTGCACGACGGCACCCAGAACCGGCTGGTCGCGGTGAACGTGCTGCTCGGCGCCGCACGGCGGGCGGTACGCCGCGATCCGGACCGCGCCGACGAGATCCTGGAACGCGCACAGGACGCGGCCGAGCAGGCGCTCGGCGAGCTGCGTACGGTGGTGCGCGGCATCCTCCCGCCGGTGCTCGGCGACCGGGGCCTGGCCGGGGCGCTCGCCGGGCTCGCCGCCGAGTGCGCGGTGCCGTGCCGCCTGTCGGTGGACGTCGACGTGCGCTGCGCGGCGGCGGTCGAGGCCACCGCGTACTTCGTGGTGGCCGAGGCGCTGACGAACGTGGTCCGGCACAGCGGCGCGAACGGCGTCGAGGTCGCCGTGCGCCGGGAGGGGGACCGGCTGCTCGTCACCGTCACCGACGACGGTCGCGGGGACGCCGACGAGACGCGCGGCTCGGGGCTGACCGGCATCCGCCGCCGGGTCGAGGCGTACGACGGGCGGATGACGTTGACGAGTCCACCGGGAGGACCGACGAGGATGCACGTGGAGCTGCCATGCGGATCGTGA
- a CDS encoding low temperature requirement protein A: protein MASEPRGHLLRPREASRRASFLELFFDLAFILALNRVSLVLEEDLSLGGAYRAALLLVPIWWVWFVTAWSTDWFDPRSPPIVTLLIWVMFGGLLMAAAAPTAYTGHALVFAGAYVAIHLGRPLILLPALRGHPLRVRSLRVAIWFGVSGVLWVTGALAGTAQVALWTAAIVLDLVLARLRWPTPGLGRSSWRDLQVVGEHLAERYQQIYIIALGELILSAGIVFSNAGFDGYRTVAFALAFVNAVTVGRLYLVPGGMRLGEAIEARGPSGSRLGLLAGYLHLVMVAGVVATAVGAQVMIGDPLSRDPAALVVALSGPALFLIGWIGLAAAVHRRVTWYRPAGLAVIVALGVLAYGLPLLAGSALLAALLILIVYAETTAVRREVRS, encoded by the coding sequence ATGGCGAGTGAGCCGCGTGGGCACCTGCTGCGGCCCCGCGAGGCCTCCCGCCGGGCGTCGTTCCTGGAACTCTTCTTCGACCTGGCTTTCATCCTCGCGTTGAACCGGGTGTCCCTGGTGCTGGAGGAGGATCTGAGCCTCGGCGGGGCGTACCGGGCCGCGCTGCTGCTGGTGCCGATCTGGTGGGTGTGGTTCGTGACCGCCTGGTCGACGGACTGGTTCGACCCGCGTTCCCCGCCGATCGTCACGCTGCTGATCTGGGTCATGTTCGGCGGCCTGCTGATGGCGGCGGCGGCGCCCACCGCGTACACCGGGCACGCGCTCGTGTTCGCCGGCGCGTACGTGGCGATCCACCTGGGCCGGCCGCTGATCCTGCTGCCGGCGCTGCGCGGCCATCCGCTGCGGGTGCGGAGCCTGCGGGTGGCGATCTGGTTCGGTGTGTCAGGGGTGCTGTGGGTGACCGGCGCGCTCGCCGGGACGGCGCAGGTGGCGCTCTGGACCGCGGCGATCGTCCTGGATCTCGTCCTGGCGCGACTGCGCTGGCCGACACCGGGGCTGGGCCGGTCGAGCTGGCGCGACCTCCAGGTGGTCGGCGAGCACCTGGCCGAGCGCTACCAGCAGATCTACATCATCGCGCTGGGCGAGCTGATCCTGTCCGCCGGGATCGTGTTCAGCAACGCCGGTTTCGACGGTTACCGCACCGTGGCGTTCGCGCTGGCATTCGTGAACGCGGTCACCGTGGGGCGGCTCTACCTGGTGCCGGGCGGGATGCGGCTCGGCGAGGCGATCGAGGCGCGCGGGCCGTCCGGGAGCCGGCTCGGCCTGCTGGCCGGTTACCTGCACCTGGTGATGGTGGCCGGGGTGGTGGCCACGGCGGTCGGCGCGCAGGTGATGATCGGGGATCCGCTGTCCCGCGATCCGGCCGCACTCGTGGTGGCGCTCAGCGGCCCGGCGCTGTTCCTGATCGGCTGGATCGGGCTCGCAGCGGCCGTGCACCGCCGGGTGACCTGGTACCGGCCGGCCGGGCTGGCGGTGATCGTGGCGCTGGGCGTCCTGGCGTACGGGCTGCCGCTGCTGGCCGGCTCCGCGTTGCTGGCCGCGCTGCTGATCCTGATCGTGTACGCGGAGACCACGGCGGTGCGCCGGGAGGTTCGCAGCTGA
- a CDS encoding serine hydrolase domain-containing protein: MNRRTFPVAVGATALLTVTALGVPAASAATTDARRPAADAVQKRLDGLVAEHGFPGALASVRRDGRVRDYTAGLGDLRTGAAIPRDARVRVGSNTKTFTAVVVLQLVGEGRVDLDATVERYLPGMVRANGNDGRRITVRQLLQQTSGLPDYDEVVFSEAQDLVDRRSDYFDPRRLLDEALTQDRRFPPGQKWEYSNTNFVLAGLIIERVTKRPVGEEITRRIIEPLRLRDTYWPQTGEQDLPGRLPRGYVAVEPGAPWIDVTRMDPSLGWAAGQLVSTPSDLRTFFEALLAGKLLKPAQQAALTRTVPAPDFEPTGVWEYGLGIARHELPCGGHAWGHGGDIQGFQTRNLSTTDGRSAVVAVTGLPTSMEMLEAVTSTVDAALCGTRR; this comes from the coding sequence ATGAACCGCCGTACCTTCCCGGTCGCCGTCGGCGCCACGGCCCTGCTCACCGTCACCGCGCTGGGTGTGCCCGCCGCGTCCGCCGCGACCACCGACGCCCGGCGTCCCGCCGCCGACGCCGTCCAGAAGCGACTGGACGGCCTGGTCGCCGAGCACGGCTTCCCCGGGGCGCTGGCCTCCGTACGCCGCGACGGCCGGGTGCGCGACTACACCGCGGGCCTGGGTGACCTGCGCACCGGCGCCGCGATCCCCCGCGACGCCCGGGTGCGCGTCGGCAGCAACACCAAGACGTTCACCGCCGTGGTCGTCCTCCAGCTCGTCGGCGAGGGTCGCGTCGACCTCGACGCCACCGTCGAGCGCTACCTGCCCGGGATGGTGCGCGCCAACGGCAACGACGGGCGGCGGATCACCGTACGCCAGCTGCTGCAGCAGACCAGCGGCCTGCCCGACTACGACGAGGTCGTGTTCAGCGAGGCGCAGGATCTGGTGGACCGCCGCAGCGACTACTTCGATCCGCGCCGGCTGCTGGACGAGGCGCTCACCCAGGACCGGCGCTTCCCGCCGGGGCAGAAGTGGGAGTACAGCAACACCAACTTCGTGCTGGCCGGGCTGATCATCGAGCGGGTCACCAAGCGCCCCGTCGGTGAGGAGATCACCCGGCGGATCATCGAGCCGCTGCGGCTACGTGACACGTACTGGCCGCAGACCGGCGAGCAGGACCTGCCCGGCCGGCTGCCGCGCGGATACGTCGCGGTGGAGCCCGGCGCGCCGTGGATCGACGTGACCCGGATGGACCCGTCGCTGGGCTGGGCCGCCGGTCAGCTCGTATCGACCCCGTCGGACCTGCGGACGTTCTTCGAGGCGCTGCTGGCGGGCAAGCTGCTGAAGCCGGCCCAGCAGGCGGCGCTGACGCGCACGGTGCCGGCGCCCGACTTCGAGCCCACCGGCGTGTGGGAGTACGGCCTGGGCATCGCCCGGCACGAGCTGCCCTGCGGCGGTCACGCCTGGGGACACGGCGGCGACATCCAGGGCTTCCAGACCCGCAACCTGTCCACCACCGACGGGCGCAGCGCGGTGGTCGCGGTGACCGGGCTGCCGACGAGCATGGAGATGCTGGAGGCGGTCACCAGCACCGTCGACGCGGCCCTGTGCGGCACCCGCCGCTGA
- a CDS encoding response regulator transcription factor — protein sequence MRIVIAEDDALLREGLALLLRAEDLDVVATAGTPGEFLTAVDEHRPDVAIVDVRMPPTHTDEGIVAAVEARRRRPGLAVLVLSAYVEQAFATELFSVGASGLGYLLKERVGRVEEFLAALHRVADGGSVIDPEVVGQLLARNRRPDTALAELSPREHEVLALMAEGLGNGAIAERLFVTEGAVHKHIRSIFAKLSLPPDDRADRRVTAVLRYLDGRR from the coding sequence ATGCGGATCGTGATCGCCGAGGACGACGCGCTGCTGCGCGAAGGGCTGGCGCTGCTGCTGCGCGCCGAGGACCTGGACGTGGTGGCCACCGCCGGCACGCCGGGGGAGTTCCTGACCGCTGTGGACGAGCACCGGCCGGACGTCGCGATCGTCGACGTGCGGATGCCGCCCACCCACACCGACGAGGGCATCGTCGCCGCGGTCGAGGCCCGCCGCCGCCGGCCGGGCCTCGCGGTGCTGGTCCTGTCCGCGTACGTCGAGCAGGCGTTCGCCACCGAGCTGTTCTCGGTCGGCGCCTCCGGGCTCGGCTACCTGCTCAAGGAGCGGGTGGGCCGGGTCGAGGAGTTCCTCGCCGCGCTGCACCGCGTCGCGGACGGCGGCAGCGTGATCGACCCGGAGGTGGTCGGGCAGTTGCTCGCCCGCAACCGGCGGCCGGACACCGCCCTGGCCGAGCTGTCGCCTCGTGAGCACGAGGTGCTGGCGCTGATGGCCGAGGGGCTCGGCAACGGCGCCATCGCGGAACGGCTGTTCGTCACCGAGGGCGCGGTGCACAAGCACATCCGCAGCATCTTCGCGAAGCTGAGCCTGCCGCCGGACGACCGCGCGGACCGCCGGGTCACCGCCGTGCTGCGCTATCTCGACGGCCGGCGGTAA